The genome window TCGAGGCCACGTCGAAGCTGGCCCCGATTTCGTAAAACGTTCTGACGATCGCCGGGTCCGGATTGGCTTTGACCGCGTAGTAGGCCTGGACGCGGGGTAGATGGCGCCTGAACTGGGCGTAGTTCGCGCGGAGCACGTCGTGGTCGACCACGAACAGCGGGGTGCCGTGGCGGCGGGCGAGTTTTTCCAGGGCCTTGGGTTTGGCTTTGGGCATCACAGTTCCTTGTTGTGCTTCCAGTACACCTTGGTTTCCTTTTCGAGCAGTTCGGGCAGCCGGTCGTAGAGCCGCTTGGGTTTGCGGCGGTCGTGGCGGGCCAGGGCGTAGTGGGTGAGCATCGGCAGGGCGACCGTCGAGTCGAGGTAGCAGACGATGGCGTCGGGAAGCTGCGTGGGATCGACCTTGCCCCAACTGACCGCCTCCTGGGGCGTGGCGCCGGAAAGGCCGCCGGTGTCCGGCCGGGCGTCGGTGAATTGGATGAAGAAGTCGTGGCCCTCTTCTTTGACCCGCAGGACTTCCTGGATCTGCGGCTCGGTCTGGAGGGTGAAGTTCTTGGGCGAGCCGCCGCCGACCAGCAGCACGCCGGTCTTGCGTCGCGACTGTTTGGCGTCCAGCACGATGGCGGTGGTTTCGTTGACGTCGCGCGAGGGGTTAACCCGCAGCTTCGAGCCGCGCATCTCGAGGCCGGCGACGTTCATGCCGATGGTCGAGTCGCCCGGCGAGGGGCAGAAGCACGGCACGCCCGCCCGGTAGGCGGCGGCGAGGACCGAGGCGTCCTTGAGGCCCGTCTGCTTTTCGAACTCGGCGCAGTATTTGCCGATCCGGTGGTGCAGTTCGGCTGTGCCCATCTCGTGCTGGAACTCGTCCTGGAGCAGGATCTGGCGCAGGACGTGGTCGGTGGCCATCAGGACGTCGTTGTAGTCGAGCAGGATGTCGTAGATTCGCACGACGCCGACCTTGCGGAGTTCCGGATCGCGGACGAACGGCGAGCCGCGGAACAGCGGCAGGTTCATCGCGTGGTGCATGTCGTGGTAGAGGTTGGCTCCGGTCGAGATGATCCAATCGACGAACCCGGCCTTGATGAGCGGCACGACGGCGGAGGCGCCAAGGCCCGCCGGCGTCAGCGCTCCGGCGAGGCTCATGCCGATGGTCACGTCCGGATCGAGCATCTTCTCGGTGAACAGGCGGCACG of Phycisphaerae bacterium contains these proteins:
- a CDS encoding deoxyhypusine synthase, which codes for MAKVQLPKQFQSKYPHKFAKGKKEFLSGQRILPKPITGKEKLPDLMDNAFLAYNAGRLQEACRLFTEKMLDPDVTIGMSLAGALTPAGLGASAVVPLIKAGFVDWIISTGANLYHDMHHAMNLPLFRGSPFVRDPELRKVGVVRIYDILLDYNDVLMATDHVLRQILLQDEFQHEMGTAELHHRIGKYCAEFEKQTGLKDASVLAAAYRAGVPCFCPSPGDSTIGMNVAGLEMRGSKLRVNPSRDVNETTAIVLDAKQSRRKTGVLLVGGGSPKNFTLQTEPQIQEVLRVKEEGHDFFIQFTDARPDTGGLSGATPQEAVSWGKVDPTQLPDAIVCYLDSTVALPMLTHYALARHDRRKPKRLYDRLPELLEKETKVYWKHNKEL